A genomic stretch from Peromyscus eremicus chromosome 6, PerEre_H2_v1, whole genome shotgun sequence includes:
- the LOC131913757 gene encoding late cornified envelope protein 1D-like: MSCQQSQQQCQPPPKCCPPKCPPVSSCCSLGSGGCCGSSSGGGCGSSSGGCCSSGGGGCCLSHHRPRRSLRRHRHSSGCCGSSGGSSGCCGSSGGSSGCCGSSGGSSGCCGSSGGSSGCCGSSGSSQQSGGCC; the protein is encoded by the exons ATGTCCTGCCAGCAAAGCCAGCAGCAGTGCCAGCCCCCTCCCAAGTGT TGTCCTCCCAAGTGCCCCCCTGTGTCTTCCTGCTGTAGCCTGGGTTCTGGGGGCTGCTGtggctccagctctgggggaggctgtggctccagctcTGGGGGCTGCTGCAGCTCTGGGGGTGGTGGCTGCTGCCTGAGCCACCACAGGCCCCGCAGATCTCTCCGTCGCCATCGTCACAGCTCTGGATGctgtggcagcagtggtggcagcagtggatgctgtggcagcagtggtggcagcagtggatgctgtggcagcagtggtggcagcagtggatgctgtggcagcagtggtggcagcagtggCTGCTGTGGCAGCAGTGGTAGTAGCCAGCAGTCTGGGGGCTGCTGCTGA
- the Kplce gene encoding protein KPLCE isoform X1 yields MCDQQKQPQFLPSCVKGSGLGAGQGGNGAFGKGQVSGQAQTVYAPGPAPCQPQTIVRYSAPVPAQTYVRYQVPCQTKTYVKCPAPCQTYVKCPAPCQTTYVKCPPPCQTTYVKCPPPCQTTYVKCPAPCQTTCVKCPAPCQAQTYYVQYPAPSQTYYTQAASSGSGSQGGVPDPCSAPCSMSYCCLAPRTFGVSPLRRWVQRPQGWNTGSSSCCEDSGCCSSGGCGSCSSGGCGSGGCGSGGCGGCGCGSGCCCLGIIPMRSRGPACCDNGDDCCC; encoded by the exons ATGTGTGACCAGCAGAAGCAGCCGCAGTTTCTTCCATCTTGTGTGAAGGGTTCGGGACTTGGAGCTGGGCAAGGTGGCAATGGTGCCTTTGGAAAGGGCCAGGTTTCAG GCCAGGCCCAAACTGTTTATGCTCCGGGACCTGCCCCTTGCCAGCCTCAAACCATCGTGAGATACTCAGCTCCAGTTCCCGCTCAAACTTATGTGAGATATCAAGTTCCATGCCAGACCAAAACCTATGTGAAATGCCCAGCTCCCTGCCAGACATACGTGAAATGCCCAGCTCCATGCCAGACTACTTATGTGAAGTGCCCACCCCCATGCCAGACGACCTATGTGAAGTGCCCACCCCCATGCCAGACGACCTATGTGAAGTGTCCAGCCCCATGCCAGACGACCTGTGTCAAATGTCCAGCTCCCTGCCAGGCTCAGACATATTATGTCCAGTATCCAGCTCCTAGCCAGACTTACTACACTCAGGCTGCTTCAAGTGGCTCAGGTTCTCAGGGCGGTGTCCCTGACCCATGCTCTGCTCCTTGTTCCATGAGTTACTGCTGTTTGGCTCCCCGGACCTTTGGGGTGAGTCCTCTGAGACGCTGGGTCCAGCGGCCCCAAGGATGGAACACAGGATCTTCTAGCTGCTGTGAGGATTCTGGGTGCTGCAGTTCTGGAGGTTGTGGAAGTTGCAGCTCTGGAGGCTGCGGCTCTGGAGGTTGCGGCTCCGGAGGCTGtggaggctgtggctgtggttcTGGGTGCTGCTGTTTGGGAATTATTCCCATGAGGTCCCGAGGTCCTGCATGCTGTGACAACGGGGATGATTGCTGTTGTTAA
- the Kplce gene encoding protein KPLCE isoform X2: MCDQQKQPQFLPSCVKGSGLGAGQGGNGAFGKGQVSGQAQTVYAPGPAPCQPQTIVRYSAPVPAQTYVRYQVPCQTKTYVKCPAPCQTYVKCPAPCQTTYVKCPPPCQTTYVKCPPPCQTTYVKCPAPCQTTCVKCPAPCQAQTYYVQYPAPSQTYYTQAASSGSGSQGGVPDPCSAPCSMSYCCLAPRTFGVSPLRRWVQRPQGWNTGSSSCCEDSGCCSSGGCCGSGGCGGCGCGSGCCCLGIIPMRSRGPACCDNGDDCCC; this comes from the exons ATGTGTGACCAGCAGAAGCAGCCGCAGTTTCTTCCATCTTGTGTGAAGGGTTCGGGACTTGGAGCTGGGCAAGGTGGCAATGGTGCCTTTGGAAAGGGCCAGGTTTCAG GCCAGGCCCAAACTGTTTATGCTCCGGGACCTGCCCCTTGCCAGCCTCAAACCATCGTGAGATACTCAGCTCCAGTTCCCGCTCAAACTTATGTGAGATATCAAGTTCCATGCCAGACCAAAACCTATGTGAAATGCCCAGCTCCCTGCCAGACATACGTGAAATGCCCAGCTCCATGCCAGACTACTTATGTGAAGTGCCCACCCCCATGCCAGACGACCTATGTGAAGTGCCCACCCCCATGCCAGACGACCTATGTGAAGTGTCCAGCCCCATGCCAGACGACCTGTGTCAAATGTCCAGCTCCCTGCCAGGCTCAGACATATTATGTCCAGTATCCAGCTCCTAGCCAGACTTACTACACTCAGGCTGCTTCAAGTGGCTCAGGTTCTCAGGGCGGTGTCCCTGACCCATGCTCTGCTCCTTGTTCCATGAGTTACTGCTGTTTGGCTCCCCGGACCTTTGGGGTGAGTCCTCTGAGACGCTGGGTCCAGCGGCCCCAAGGATGGAACACAGGATCTTCTAGCTGCTGTGAGGATTCTGGGTGCTGCAGTTCTGGAGGTT GTTGCGGCTCCGGAGGCTGtggaggctgtggctgtggttcTGGGTGCTGCTGTTTGGGAATTATTCCCATGAGGTCCCGAGGTCCTGCATGCTGTGACAACGGGGATGATTGCTGTTGTTAA